A stretch of the Tardiphaga sp. 709 genome encodes the following:
- a CDS encoding ABC transporter permease: protein MNLGLRQKLWSFGLIVAFFAGWQLFCIVSGMSDLILPRPTDVLATLIARLPVLWPHIIQTLSTTMAGFALGVGLGVVLGAIIGVSKVAYDTAYPLLVGFSSIPKVAVVPIFVLWFGSGSVPAILTALSICFFPIVVNIATGLATTEPELEDVLKALGASKMDILWNVGLPRTMPFFFASLKVAVSYAFVGAVLAETVASNRGIGNVMMSASSNFNVPLVFACLFILAILGVALYVIFSLIEARVTGWATRKNDLVAT, encoded by the coding sequence ATGAATCTCGGCCTCCGTCAGAAACTCTGGTCGTTCGGACTAATCGTCGCATTCTTCGCGGGATGGCAGCTGTTCTGCATCGTCTCGGGCATGTCCGATCTGATCCTGCCACGCCCGACCGATGTTCTCGCGACACTGATCGCGCGCCTCCCGGTGTTGTGGCCGCATATCATCCAGACCCTCAGCACCACCATGGCCGGCTTCGCGCTCGGCGTCGGCCTCGGCGTGGTGCTCGGTGCAATCATCGGCGTCTCGAAAGTCGCCTATGACACCGCCTATCCGCTGCTGGTCGGCTTCTCGTCGATCCCGAAAGTCGCCGTCGTGCCGATCTTCGTTCTGTGGTTCGGCTCCGGCTCCGTGCCTGCGATTCTGACTGCACTGTCGATCTGCTTCTTCCCCATCGTCGTCAACATCGCGACCGGTCTCGCCACCACCGAGCCGGAACTCGAGGACGTGCTGAAGGCCCTTGGCGCAAGCAAGATGGACATTCTGTGGAATGTCGGCCTGCCGCGCACCATGCCGTTCTTCTTCGCCTCGCTCAAAGTCGCTGTCAGCTACGCCTTCGTTGGCGCCGTTCTGGCAGAAACTGTCGCGTCCAATCGCGGCATCGGCAATGTGATGATGAGCGCATCGTCGAACTTCAACGTCCCGCTCGTCTTCGCTTGCCTGTTCATTCTCGCGATCCTTGGCGTGGCGCTCTACGTCATTTTCTCTCTGATCGAGGCGCGCGTGACCGGCTGGGCCACGCGCAAGAACGATCTCGTTGCGACCTAA
- a CDS encoding GntR family transcriptional regulator — MPEAPNSKDKVGMICRALRRAIIEQALEPGAKLPEDSLGERFGVSRTIARYALGQLASEGLVELRRNRIAVVVTPSWQDARDIFDIRMDLERLIVRKIAGKLSSSQIARLKAHVEAEREAHDGPNAVSIRLATEFHIMLASMTNSPVLVRYVSEIAYRCCLTLSLFSRPHSSECGISEHIAIIEALQEGDANKAMSLMHSHLDSVANRALVEPTPARGRDLLDVLAPYTEEAT; from the coding sequence ATGCCAGAAGCGCCGAATTCAAAAGACAAGGTTGGGATGATCTGCCGCGCGCTGCGGCGGGCGATCATCGAGCAGGCTCTGGAACCCGGCGCCAAGCTTCCCGAGGACTCTCTGGGTGAGCGCTTCGGCGTTAGCCGCACCATTGCGCGCTATGCACTCGGGCAACTGGCGTCCGAGGGGCTTGTGGAGCTGCGACGTAACCGCATCGCGGTGGTGGTGACGCCGAGTTGGCAGGATGCGCGGGACATCTTCGACATCCGGATGGATCTCGAACGGCTGATCGTCCGCAAGATCGCCGGCAAGCTCAGCAGCAGCCAGATCGCGCGCCTCAAGGCGCATGTCGAGGCGGAGCGCGAGGCGCATGACGGGCCGAACGCCGTGTCTATTCGCCTGGCGACTGAATTTCACATCATGCTGGCGTCGATGACCAACAGCCCGGTGCTGGTCCGTTATGTCAGCGAGATCGCCTATCGCTGCTGTCTGACACTGTCGCTGTTCAGCCGGCCGCATTCGTCGGAATGCGGCATCAGCGAGCATATCGCGATCATCGAAGCGCTGCAGGAGGGCGATGCCAACAAGGCGATGTCGCTGATGCATTCGCATCTGGACTCGGTCGCCAACCGCGCGCTGGTGGAGCCGACCCCGGCGCGGGGCCGGGATCTGCTGGATGTGCTGGCTCCCTATACCGAGGAAGCGACCTGA
- a CDS encoding ABC transporter ATP-binding protein: MTSMQENGPAEGQRRPTAVELSATSVTFGRGPTATPALAETNLSIPDGEFLALVGPSGCGKSTILKLVSNLLRPTTGVVIVGGREVAAKALRIGMAFQNPTMLPWLTIERNIMLPLKIVEPFRSEYRQKRKGEFRDKAHALLAQVGLKDFGNKYPWQLSGGMLQRANLCRALIHEPRMLLLDEPFGALDQFTKEELWSILQSLWLQHKPTVLLVTHDLREAGFLASRICVMSARPGRILDDSAVDFPRPRTIPMTFEPDFVALNQRLRDLIVNARSNAPATQEA, encoded by the coding sequence ATGACAAGTATGCAAGAAAATGGGCCCGCCGAGGGCCAACGCAGACCGACCGCCGTTGAGCTGTCCGCAACCTCCGTAACGTTCGGCCGCGGCCCGACCGCCACGCCGGCGCTCGCCGAGACCAACCTTAGCATTCCCGATGGCGAATTCCTTGCCCTTGTCGGCCCCTCCGGCTGCGGCAAGTCGACGATCCTCAAGCTCGTCAGCAATCTGCTCCGCCCCACCACCGGCGTCGTCATCGTCGGCGGCCGCGAGGTCGCTGCCAAGGCGCTGCGGATCGGCATGGCGTTCCAGAACCCGACCATGCTGCCCTGGCTGACCATTGAGCGGAACATCATGCTTCCGCTCAAGATCGTGGAGCCGTTCCGGTCCGAGTATCGGCAGAAGCGCAAAGGCGAATTTCGCGACAAGGCCCATGCATTGCTGGCCCAGGTCGGCCTCAAGGATTTCGGCAACAAATATCCCTGGCAGTTGTCCGGCGGCATGCTGCAGCGAGCCAATCTGTGCCGCGCGCTGATTCATGAGCCGCGCATGCTGCTGCTGGACGAACCGTTCGGCGCACTCGACCAGTTCACCAAGGAAGAGCTCTGGTCGATCCTCCAGAGCCTCTGGCTGCAACACAAACCAACAGTGCTGCTCGTAACGCACGATCTCCGCGAGGCCGGCTTCCTCGCCAGCCGCATCTGCGTGATGAGCGCGCGCCCAGGCCGTATCCTCGACGACAGCGCGGTGGACTTTCCGCGCCCGCGCACCATCCCGATGACCTTCGAGCCCGACTTCGTTGCGCTGAACCAGCGTCTGCGCGACCTCATCGTCAATGCGCGGAGCAATGCTCCGGCCACGCAAGAGGCATAA
- a CDS encoding PLP-dependent aminotransferase family protein, translating to MTTSREPSDRSTTLAETLASRLRVRILSGALPEGNRLPSIRKAAGEFGVSKNTVVEAYDRLVLGNLVAAKAGSGFVVIYRGDDGGRPKHVSEAVDIASLLSAQLSQNFEIRVGDGRPPASWTEQSEIKRHLSGTGRILPVAADAYGSALGFLPLRQQIALRLQAQQIAVKEDGLLLTFGANHALDLIIRAMLSPGDTVLVDEPGYYPLFAKLTLAQVRIVGVRRLADGPDVDDLAAKIQSERPKLFFTQSLGHNPTGGSITLPVAHAVLQTAMRSNLVIVEDDPFADLPIAVNSRLATLDQLNNVISIGTFSKTLSASLRSGFIAARSDRIATLAELKMLTTVNSSGHVERLLHRLLADGHYERHLKRLGQRSEAAMGQVRANLVRGGHHLYADARTGYYLYLLLPDGIDDMALAREGAKDSIFIAPGSLFCLDKNSPLARAIRINVSRADNPKFYEFLLRRLQ from the coding sequence TCCGGCGCATTGCCGGAAGGCAACCGCCTGCCCTCGATCAGAAAGGCCGCGGGGGAATTTGGCGTGTCGAAGAACACCGTGGTCGAAGCCTATGACCGACTGGTGCTTGGCAATCTCGTCGCGGCAAAGGCAGGCTCCGGTTTCGTGGTCATCTACCGCGGCGATGATGGCGGGCGACCGAAACACGTGAGCGAAGCCGTCGACATCGCATCGCTGCTGAGCGCCCAGCTCTCGCAGAATTTCGAGATCCGCGTCGGCGACGGACGGCCGCCGGCTTCGTGGACGGAGCAATCGGAGATCAAGCGCCATCTGAGCGGGACCGGACGGATCCTGCCGGTCGCCGCTGACGCCTATGGCTCCGCACTCGGATTCCTGCCGCTCCGACAACAGATTGCATTGCGGCTGCAAGCCCAGCAAATCGCGGTGAAGGAAGACGGGCTTCTGCTCACATTCGGAGCCAATCACGCGCTCGACTTGATCATCCGCGCGATGCTGTCGCCTGGCGATACGGTGCTGGTGGACGAGCCCGGCTATTATCCTCTGTTCGCAAAGCTCACGCTGGCGCAGGTTCGCATCGTCGGCGTTCGCCGCCTGGCGGATGGGCCGGATGTCGACGACCTCGCCGCAAAGATCCAGTCGGAGCGGCCGAAGCTGTTTTTCACGCAGTCGCTTGGCCACAACCCGACCGGAGGATCGATCACGCTGCCCGTGGCGCATGCGGTGCTTCAGACGGCGATGCGATCGAACCTCGTGATCGTCGAGGACGACCCGTTTGCCGATCTGCCTATCGCGGTGAACAGCCGGCTGGCGACGCTCGATCAGTTGAACAATGTGATCTCGATCGGGACCTTTTCGAAGACACTGTCGGCGAGCCTGCGATCGGGCTTCATTGCGGCCCGCAGCGACCGCATCGCGACGCTGGCCGAACTGAAGATGCTCACCACCGTCAACAGTTCCGGCCATGTGGAGCGGCTGCTGCACCGGCTGCTCGCGGACGGCCACTATGAGCGGCACCTGAAGCGGCTGGGACAGCGGAGTGAAGCCGCCATGGGTCAGGTGCGCGCCAATCTCGTGCGCGGCGGACATCATCTCTATGCCGACGCACGCACGGGCTATTACCTGTATCTGCTGCTGCCGGACGGAATCGACGACATGGCGCTGGCGCGCGAAGGCGCGAAGGACAGCATCTTCATCGCGCCGGGAAGCCTGTTCTGCCTCGACAAGAACAGCCCGCTGGCGCGGGCGATCAGGATCAATGTGTCGCGGGCGGATAATCCGAAATTCTACGAATTTCTGCTGCGCCGGCTGCAATAG
- a CDS encoding ABC transporter substrate-binding protein, protein MLKRLTALAVGSVLLTGSAFAQETTIKFTLGWKTQGADAAFLYAKEKGFFKEEGLNVVIDQGEGSGATVTRIMSGAWDAGFGDVNAIIQNASTRPQDSPVMVYQMWNQPPFAIVTKNTSGINSIKDFEGRTLGGAQGTPTTRLLPVFIQKNGLAGDKIKVSNMAPNLQEPMLIKGDIDAALVFNITSYFNLVLNRQDPEKDFKWFTFGDYGLDLYSNGVMVSKKLLKENPKAVAGLVRAINKGHLAVAKDQNEALKAIATFDNLIDIPVEKRRLQYAFEKLIVTPEMKEIGTGDIKDDRMARAIGMVVEGYGLSRTPTPQEIFSREFLPPRAERELIYTKN, encoded by the coding sequence ATGTTGAAGAGATTGACCGCCCTCGCCGTGGGCAGCGTCCTGCTCACAGGCTCCGCCTTCGCTCAGGAGACGACCATCAAGTTCACGCTGGGCTGGAAGACCCAGGGCGCCGACGCCGCCTTCCTCTATGCGAAGGAGAAGGGCTTCTTCAAGGAAGAGGGCCTCAACGTGGTGATCGACCAGGGCGAAGGCTCCGGCGCGACGGTGACGCGCATTATGTCCGGCGCCTGGGATGCCGGCTTCGGCGACGTCAATGCCATTATCCAGAACGCCTCGACGCGTCCGCAGGATTCGCCGGTGATGGTGTATCAGATGTGGAACCAGCCACCCTTCGCCATCGTGACCAAGAACACCAGCGGCATCAATAGCATCAAGGATTTCGAAGGCCGCACGCTGGGCGGCGCGCAGGGCACGCCGACGACCCGCCTGCTGCCGGTCTTCATCCAGAAGAACGGCCTCGCTGGCGACAAGATCAAAGTATCGAACATGGCGCCCAATCTGCAGGAGCCGATGCTGATCAAGGGCGACATCGACGCCGCCCTCGTCTTCAATATCACCAGTTACTTCAACCTAGTGCTGAACCGTCAGGATCCGGAGAAGGACTTCAAGTGGTTCACCTTCGGTGACTACGGCCTCGACCTGTATTCCAACGGCGTGATGGTGTCGAAGAAGCTGCTGAAGGAGAATCCGAAGGCCGTTGCCGGCCTCGTGCGCGCCATCAACAAGGGGCATCTCGCGGTCGCCAAGGACCAAAACGAAGCCCTCAAGGCGATCGCCACCTTTGATAACCTCATCGACATCCCTGTCGAAAAGCGCCGCCTGCAATATGCCTTCGAGAAGCTGATCGTCACGCCGGAGATGAAGGAAATCGGCACCGGCGACATCAAGGACGATCGCATGGCCCGCGCCATCGGCATGGTTGTGGAGGGCTACGGCCTCAGCCGCACGCCGACCCCACAGGAAATCTTCTCCCGCGAATTCCTGCCGCCGCGCGCCGAGCGCGAGCTCATCTATACGAAGAACTGA